A stretch of Hoplias malabaricus isolate fHopMal1 chromosome 10, fHopMal1.hap1, whole genome shotgun sequence DNA encodes these proteins:
- the mroh1 gene encoding maestro heat-like repeat-containing protein family member 1 isoform X3, which translates to MAAFGILDIILLEVTLALLDAANDKDVGVQEQVRKSILTLGNQQPDKVLAICQDYLVKHSKLVAGHRVVVLQTIELVVKSKTDDISYPKIKSIITLASDEMTRSKEVAADWQQAASNILVAVGNKYINDIMEEILSKFQPGVLPHFFVVQTLASLSESNVYGMVPFLSAILGTMLPMLSIARQDNMKLVFSTALYRFSESILEYLANLDKAPDPTVRKDTFSSEIYAAYDILFNSWLQNREPKLRLTVAEALGSMSHLMAHDKLEEQLPKLIPAILGLYKKNPEHYIISKSLCQVLDASVNMGSRVLETQMDNLLSVLHQQVCSPVDFNNLPTVKNHNEVLRCFTILANTFPDRLMVFVLQRLENSNERNRMGSLAVLRHLINSTTSVMETKRLLILASLRQPLADHSNKVKKSVVQVISAMAHHGYLELEGGDLLVRFIIQHCALPDTYYRGQRPPDPEEVTNEALRNMCDNTLHLFTTTVGRLTDVLWPMLLCYLTPAQYSNATTPLCKCLILLANKKRAAQEPNFIIDFCVSGSNLPSQYVLMIRLLVNAAFPFRCRSHGAPSLSLLHAISPNIHPKAEALWNTEIPQLLSCLEESTQETLDKNNWEDMLLQFLSKTLLTIDDGQWSCQLAVEATRYLPTYNNLLEEKSFLYKCIGVTLQHCTNKDLVRKQLQEILISARHNDATERAGVAMGIGLCASSHLDGTLAKLDEFGKSDAFKKASGIFGLLKDKNDVDVEKIKSTLILCYGFVALHAPEEQLLLRLDNDILRNISKHFNTKDLTMKLSLIQSVGLIAKAISTCVRKQGYLFNRKQELMGVMMDFIKAEPSDVLRTPVRHLVMTTFANLINLDPSLTENENFDMLKACLNGVYGLPPLESTEKVKDEEALDPQQREALYTDTFSALRELLCSVLAKDLSPDGFQAVFKHIESWLSSRNDHERERAVKTTAEILQFYLDSLNVKNLVTFHNLGALLGRLAPRCTDPNPGVRRAAIDCIYTLLHIQLRYEGFSLDYRDDAVESLLTVREKLNDPDHSVLYKSCSELTKIISKRLPQQQLNTLIFMLFEGLVDSQTNCSRASSVILNTLLKNRGGGLQDLVPEMLEVLHNRLQVIAEEQVKVAVAQSILILATQHLQAVINTLISYPLPFDSWTCEMWIALGADSTVARQIMEMIIEKLNVMVPFVDKKEFMLKPGMTKVATSQPLAMTCALREMMLNGHTEEAVVALFPQLFSSLLVRMSSSVGVQLPKDINSNSIGADRKTSSKSNTVNFDVCSVAVEALRILLARAHLDAIVKALDQDTAWDKMKDTQHHTAGVTLLSRAMAKHAGPRLPAIVESLCPSLNSIYECQRITVTAFFSELLNHHVVTELMMMDILMSNMMERISDPCCTVRMLAIRGLGNIAVGSPEKVNKYAKELLAAMSSGMEEKDDPGKLITLEAMSGLSKVLLYLDQKNVHLLVVYIFMKIKPFLENENDEIRCASIMLLGNLSKFGSGEPVFKDQIHNVLVSLLLHLSDPNTQVVKACKYTMRVCAPVVGSEQINDMFQKHLHEEKGLHYGEFINDLIKYIIQDFPGMLNFYHVSVVQFFKSNWAEIRASAAMFIGFLLGNLPEEHFSHMNMGTVTKGLVMLLQDPDPLVRAKAAEAMGRFH; encoded by the exons ATGGCAGCTTTTGGCATCTTAGACATAATACTgcttg AGGTGACCCTGGCCCTACTGGATGCAGCCAATGACAAGGATGTGGGTGTGCAGGAGCAGGTCCGAAAATCCATCCTGACTTTGGGGAACCAGCAGCCAGATAAAGTGCTTGCCATTTGTCAAGACTACCTGGTTAAACATTCCAAG CTTGTAGCTGGGCACAGAGTGGTAGTTCTGCAGACCATAGAGCTGGTGGTAAAAAGCAAAACTGATGACATCAGTTACCCCAAAATAAAGAGCATCATAACGTTAGCCTCAGATGAGATGACAAGATCTAAG GAAGTTGCTGCTGACTGGCAACAAGCAGCCAGTAATATTTTGGTTGCTGTAGGAAACAAATACATCAATGACATCATGGAGGAGATCCTCAGCAAGTTCCAGCCAGGGGTTCTACCTCACTTTTTTGTGGTGCAAACATTAGCCAGTCTCTCTGAATCTAATG TCTATGGTATGGTGCCGTTCCTCAGTGCAATCTTGGGAACTATGTTGCCAATGTTGAGCATAGCCAGGCAGGACAACATGAAGTTGGTCTTCTCCACTG CTCTTTATCGCTTTAGTGAGAGCATTCTTGAGTACCTAGCCAACTTGGACAAAGCCCCAGACCCCACTGTTCGCAAGGACACCTTCTCCAGTGAAATCTATGCCGCCTATGACATACTCTTCAACAGCTGGCTACAGAACAGAGAACCCAAG TTGCGTCTGACTGTAGCAGAGGCTCTGGGTTCAATGAGTCACCTGATGGCCCATGATAAACTGGAGGAACAGCTGCCCAAACTCATCCCCGCAATTCTTGGCCTGTACAAGAAAAACCCTGAACACTACATCATCAGCAAG AGCCTTTGCCAGGTGTTGGATGCCTCTGTGAATATGGGAAGCAGAGTGCTTGAGACTCAGATGGACAACCTTCTTTCTGTTTTGCACCAGCAG GTGTGTTCACCTGTGGACTTTAACAACCTTCCAACAGTGAAAAATCACAATGAAGTACTTAGATGCTTCACCATACTTG CTAACACATTCCCAGACCGGCTGATGGTGTTTGTACTGCAGAGACTGGAAAACAGTAATGAGAGAAACAGAATGGGCTCTTTAGCTGTGCTTAGACACCTCATCAACTCAACAA CTTCCGTAATGGAAACTAAGAGGCTGCTCATACTTGCCAGCTTAAGACAGCCTCTGGCAGACCACAGCAATAAG GTAAAGAAAAGTGTTGTGCAGGTGATCAGTGCAATGGCTCATCATGGCTATCTGGAGCTGGAGGGCGGAGATCTGCTGGTGCGCTTCATCATTCAGCACTGTGCTCTGCCTGACACTTACTAT cggggGCAACGTCCGCCAGACCCAGAGGAAGTGACCAATGAGGCACTGAGGAATATGTGTGACAACACACTTCATCTCTTCACCACCACTGTTGGCCGATTGACTGAC GTGCTGTGGCCGATGTTGCTGTGTTACCTGACCCCAGCCCAATACTCCAATGCTACCACCCCACTCTGCAAGTGCCTCATCCTGTTGGCCAATAAGAAGCGAGCTGCCCAGGAGCCAAATTTCATCATTGACTTCTGTGTATCAG GTTCCAACCTTCCCTCACAGTATGTGCTAATGATAAGACTGTTG GTGAATGCTGCCTTTCCTTTCCGTTGTCGAAGCCATGGTGCTCCCTCTCTGAGTCTACTGCATGCCATTAGTCCAAACATCCACCCTAAAGCAGAAGCACTATGGAACACAGAAATTCCGCAACTTCTTAGTTGCCTGGAAG AATCCACACAGGAAACACTTGACAAAAATAACTGGGAAGATATGCTCCTTCAG TTCTTGTCTAAAACTCTGCTAACCATTGATGATGGCCAATGGAGCTGTCAGTTAGCGGTTGAGGCAACCCGTTATCTTCCTACCTACAACAACTTACTGGAGGAAAAG agcTTCCTGTATAAGTGCATTGGTGTAACTCTGCAGCACTGCACCAATAAGGATTTGGTGAGAAAACAGCTTCAGGAGATCCTGATCAGTGCCCGCCATAACGACGCCACTGAGAGAGCG GGAGTAGCGATGGGTATTGGGCTGTGTGCCAGCAGTCATCTGGATGGCACTCTGGCCAAACTGGATGAGTTTGGGAAATCTGATGCCTTCAAGAAAGCCTCAGGGATCTTTGGTCTACTCAAA GATAAAAATGATGTGGATGTGGAGAAGATTAAGAGCACTTTGATTTTGTGTTATGGCTTTGTGGCATTGCATGCCCCGGAGGAACAGCTTCTTCTGCGACTCGACAATGACATACTTCGCAACATCAGCAAACATTTCAACACCaag GATCTGACAATGAAGCTGAGTCTTATTCAAAGCGTTGGACTCATTGCTAAGGCCATTAGTACTTGTGTTCGAAAACAAGGCTACCTTTTCAACCGCAAACAGGAACTCATGGGAGTTATGATG GATTTCATTAAGGCAGAGCCGAGTGATGTCCTTCGCACACCTGTGCGCCATCTTGTCATGACCACTTTTGCTAACCTCAT TAACTTGGATCCATCACTGACGGAAAATGAAAATTTTGACATGTTAAAAGCATGTTTAAATGGGGTATATGGACTTCCTCCATTAGAAAGCACAGAAAAAGTCAAGGATGAGGAGGCTCTGGATCCCCAGCAAAGAGAG GCCTTGTACACAGACACCTTCAGTGCTTTACGTGAACTACTCTGCAGTGTGCTGGCTAAAGATTTAAGTCCGGATGGATTTCAGGCTGTTTTTAAG CACATAGAGAGCTGGCTGAGCTCCCGAAATGAtcatgagcgagagagagcagtgaaaaCCACAGCTGAGATTTTGCAGTTCTACCTGGATAGTCTCAATGTCAAG AACTTGGTGACATTCCATAACCTTGGAGCCCTTTTGGGACGTCTGGCCCCACGCTGTACAGACCCCAACCCTGGTGTACGACGAGCAGCCATAGATTGTATCTACACTCTCTTACACATTCAGCTGCGTTATGAAG GCTTTTCGCTAGACTACAGAGATGACGCAGTTGAGAGTTTGCTAACCGTGCGAGAGAAACTGAACGACCCTGACCACTCCGTCCTCTACAAATCCTGTTCTGAACTCACTAAG ATAATCAGTAAGCGTCTGCCTCAGCAGCAGCTGAACACATTGATATTCATGCTTTTTGAAGGACTGGTAGACTCCCAGACCAACTGTTCTAGAGCCTCCAGTGTCATTCTCAACACACTACTCAAAAACAGAGGGGGTGGACTTCAAGACCTG GTCCCTGAGATGTTGGAGGTGTTACACAATCGGCTGCAAGTTATTGCTGAAGAGCAGGTGAAAGTTGCAGTTGCGCAGTCCATCCTCATCCTTGCCACACAGCACCTCCAGGCAGTCATCAACACCCTCATTTCCTATCCGCTTCCATTTGACAG TTGGACCTGTGAGATGTGGATAGCTCTGGGAGCTGACAGCACCGTGGCTCGTCAGATCATGGAGATGATCATCGAGAAGTTGAATGTCATGGTGCCATTTGTTGATAAGAAAGAGTTCATGTTGAAACCAGGCATGACAAAAGTGGCGACCAGTCAACCTTTAGCC ATGACATGTGCCCTGCGTGAGATGATGCTGAATGGCCACACTGAAGAGGCTGTGGTAGCCTTGTTCCCACAGCTCTTCAGTTCTCTACTGGTGCGTATGAGCTCCAGTGTTGGGGTGCAGCTCCCCAAGGACATCAACAGCAACAGCATTGGAGCGGATCGCAAAACTAGCAGCAAATCCAACACTGTTAACTTTGATGTCTGTAG tgtGGCTGTTGAAGCCTTGCGCATTCTTCTGGCTCGAGCTCATCTGGATGCTATAGTAAAGGCACTAGACCAGGACACAGCATGGGACAAGATGAAGGACACACAACATCACACTGCAGGGGTTACTCTTCTCTCCAG AGCAATGGCAAAGCATGCAGGTCCTCGTCTTCCTGCTATAGTAGAGAGCTTGTGTCCGTCCCTCAACAGTATCTATGAGTGCCAGAGAATAACAGTCACAGCTTTCTTCTCAGAG ctGCTAAACCACCATGTGGTGACAGAGCTAATGATGATGGACATATTGATGAGCAACATGATGGAGAGGATTTCAGACCCCTGTTGTACTGTCCGCATGTTGGCCATCAGAGGCCTGGGGAATATTGCTGTTGGCTCACCAGAAAAG GTGAATAAGTATGCCAAAGAACTGTTGGCTGCGATGAGTTCAGGGATGGAGGAGAAGGACGACCCAGGTAAACTCATCACTTTGGAGGCCATGTCTGGCCTGTCCAAGGTCCTGCTCTATTTGGACCAGAAGAATGTGCACCTGCTAGTTGTTTACATCTTTATGAAGATCAAACCCTTCCTGGAGAAT GAGAATGATGAGATTCGCTGTGCGTCCATCATGCTCCTGGGGAACCTGTCAAAGTTTGGCTCAGGGGAACCTGTTTTTAAAGACCAGATCCACAATGTACTGGTCAGTTTGCTCCTGCACCTCAGTGACCCAAACACACAGGTGGTCAAG GCATGCAAGTATACCATGCGCGTGTGTGCTCCAGTGGTGGGTTCTGAACAAATCAACGACATGTTTCAGAAGCATTTGCATGAGGAGAAGGGTCTGCACTATGGGGAATTTATCAACGACCTCATCAAATACATA ATTCAGGACTTCCCAGGCATGCTTAATTTCTACCATGTCTCAGTTGTTCAGTTCTTTAAAAGCAATTGGGCAGAGATTCGTGCCAGTGCTGCTATGTTCATAG GGTTTCTATTGGGAAACTTGCCTGAGGAGCATTTCTCCCATATGAACATGGGTACAGTAACAAAGG GTCTAGTCATGCTACTGCAGGACCCAGATCCTTTGGTCCGGGCGAAGGCAGCAGAAGCCATGGGCCGATTCCACTGA